The Tenebrio molitor chromosome 3, icTenMoli1.1, whole genome shotgun sequence genome contains a region encoding:
- the LOC138125693 gene encoding very long chain fatty acid elongase 7-like isoform X1: protein MCVVPLDPRIILPYTDLDFDAPAMSNTTAQGVLQGYYRFLFTDLGDPRTNDWFLVTHPVIFPIVGFYLYFVTKLGPRLMKNRPPFELKFVLIVYNALQVVVSTWMFWEALEGAYWDRYSWKCEPVDWSRTPHAMRVARGVYVFYMAKISELLDTVFFILRKKYNQVTFLHLYHHTVMPLIGWGVTKYFPGGHGIFVGFINSFVHIIMYTYYMLAAIGPQLQKYLWWKKYITNLQMIQFCLGFLHNFQLLWQDCGYPRWSVFFTLPNAIFFYYLFNDFYNQAYKKNKKSEKNGNVHTAVDKMTNGVKHNGVANGEKHNGVHNGVHNGVHNGYHQKTL, encoded by the exons ACGCGCCAGCCATGTCGAACACGACGGCCCAGGGAGTCCTCCAGGGGTACTACCGCTTCCTTTTCACCGACCTGGGAG ATCCGCGCACAAACGATTGGTTCTTGGTGACCCACCCCGTGATCTTCCCCATAGTGGGGTTCTATTTGTACTTCGTGACCAAGCTGGGACCCCGACTGATGAAAAACCGTCCCCCGTTCGAGTTAAAATTCGTTTTAATCGTGTACAACGCCCTGCAGGTGGTGGTGAGCACGTGGATGTTTTGGGAG GCGTTGGAGGGCGCCTACTGGGACAGGTACAGCTGGAAGTGCGAGCCTGTGGACTGGTCGAGGACGCCGCACGCGATGAGGGTGGCTCGAGGAGTGTACGTTTTCTATATGGCGAAAATATCCGAGCTCTTGGACACGGTGTTCTTCATCTTGAGGAAAAAGTACAACCAGGTGACTTTCCTCCATTTGTACCACCACACTGTGATGCCCTTGATCGGCTGGGGCGTCACGAAGTACTTTCCCGGAGGCCACGGGATCTTCGTCGGGTTCATCAACAGCTTCGTGCACATCATCATGTACACGTACTACATGCTGGCGGCGATAGGACCCCAACTGCAGAAATACCTCTGgtggaaaaaatatatcaCAAATCTGCAAATG ATACAGTTTTGCCTCGGCTTCTTGCACAACTTCCAATTACTCTGGCAAGATTGCGGTTATCCGAGGTGGTCCGTTTTCTTCACGCTACCCAACGCCATCTTCTTCTACTACCTATTTAACGACTTCTACAATCAAGCCTACAAGAAGAACAAGAAATCGGAGAAGAACGGCAATGTGCACACGGCCGTCGATAAGATGACCAACGGGGTCAAGCACAACGGCGTCGCCAACGGAGAGAAACACAACGGAGTGCACAACGGGGTACACAACGGGGTACACAACGGGTACCACCAAAAGACACTTTAG
- the LOC138125693 gene encoding very long chain fatty acid elongase 7-like isoform X2, whose translation MSNTTAQGVLQGYYRFLFTDLGDPRTNDWFLVTHPVIFPIVGFYLYFVTKLGPRLMKNRPPFELKFVLIVYNALQVVVSTWMFWEALEGAYWDRYSWKCEPVDWSRTPHAMRVARGVYVFYMAKISELLDTVFFILRKKYNQVTFLHLYHHTVMPLIGWGVTKYFPGGHGIFVGFINSFVHIIMYTYYMLAAIGPQLQKYLWWKKYITNLQMIQFCLGFLHNFQLLWQDCGYPRWSVFFTLPNAIFFYYLFNDFYNQAYKKNKKSEKNGNVHTAVDKMTNGVKHNGVANGEKHNGVHNGVHNGVHNGYHQKTL comes from the exons ATGTCGAACACGACGGCCCAGGGAGTCCTCCAGGGGTACTACCGCTTCCTTTTCACCGACCTGGGAG ATCCGCGCACAAACGATTGGTTCTTGGTGACCCACCCCGTGATCTTCCCCATAGTGGGGTTCTATTTGTACTTCGTGACCAAGCTGGGACCCCGACTGATGAAAAACCGTCCCCCGTTCGAGTTAAAATTCGTTTTAATCGTGTACAACGCCCTGCAGGTGGTGGTGAGCACGTGGATGTTTTGGGAG GCGTTGGAGGGCGCCTACTGGGACAGGTACAGCTGGAAGTGCGAGCCTGTGGACTGGTCGAGGACGCCGCACGCGATGAGGGTGGCTCGAGGAGTGTACGTTTTCTATATGGCGAAAATATCCGAGCTCTTGGACACGGTGTTCTTCATCTTGAGGAAAAAGTACAACCAGGTGACTTTCCTCCATTTGTACCACCACACTGTGATGCCCTTGATCGGCTGGGGCGTCACGAAGTACTTTCCCGGAGGCCACGGGATCTTCGTCGGGTTCATCAACAGCTTCGTGCACATCATCATGTACACGTACTACATGCTGGCGGCGATAGGACCCCAACTGCAGAAATACCTCTGgtggaaaaaatatatcaCAAATCTGCAAATG ATACAGTTTTGCCTCGGCTTCTTGCACAACTTCCAATTACTCTGGCAAGATTGCGGTTATCCGAGGTGGTCCGTTTTCTTCACGCTACCCAACGCCATCTTCTTCTACTACCTATTTAACGACTTCTACAATCAAGCCTACAAGAAGAACAAGAAATCGGAGAAGAACGGCAATGTGCACACGGCCGTCGATAAGATGACCAACGGGGTCAAGCACAACGGCGTCGCCAACGGAGAGAAACACAACGGAGTGCACAACGGGGTACACAACGGGGTACACAACGGGTACCACCAAAAGACACTTTAG